GGAAATTCGTTATTCATAAGCCCAAACCATAAATAGGTAATGCGAACGGCCTAAAACCGTTCCTGATTCCATGGCGACTAGAGACAATCTTGAGGAAAAGCGGCCTGACAAAAAGCCGGAGCGCGAGGAACTGACCACCGAACAGCAGATTCGTCGGCGGACGCTGAAAGCAATTGGCTTGTTCGGGCTGGCCAGCCTGGTGCCATACGGCGTCTGGAAGTGGATTCAGTCGCAGCCGAAAGAAGCCGGTCTGCCCGGGGTGTTTCGCAAGGTGCTAAAGACGAATGAGCAGCTTGCCAACGGGTATTTCAGCAACACGCACCTGGCCCCGACTTTCCCCAAAGAAATGGCGGCAAAGAACGTTCGGGTCAACGGCAAAGACGGTTTACGGAGCGCCCTGGACAAAGACGCCTGGCGCCTGCAGGTGGAACGGAACGGCAAAAAAACGCTGTCTATCTCGCTTGATGAGCTCAAGACGCTGCCAAAGCAGGAAATTATTTTTCAATTCAAGTGCATCGAAGGCTGGAGCCAGATTCAGCACTGGGGCGGAGTCAATTTTGCCGATTTCGTAAAGAAATACCAGCTCGGAAAGAAAAGCGGGTCGGACGAATGGTACTCGTACGTCGGGATGAAAACGCCCGATGGCGGTTATTACGTCGGCATTGACACCCCTAGCGCCCTGCACCCGCAGACCATTCTGGCCTACGAAATGAACGACGAGCCACTGACCGACGTACACGGTGCCCCGCTCCGGCTGATTATCCCGGTGAAATACGGTGTCAAGAACCTCAAACGCATCGGCAGCATCTGGTTCAGCGACGAACGCCCCCGCGACTTCTGGGCCGAACGCGGTTACGACTACCACGTTGGCCTGTAAGCCTGCTGCTCTCGGCTGACTGATAATTCCGGCTTTTTGTTATTTTCGGGTTTCATTCAGCAACAAACTTTCCATGAGAAAACTTCTGCTGGCGGTCGCGTTCGGGCTGGCCTTTCACGGCATCCGGGCGCAGACGGCTCAACAAAAAATTGTAGTTACCGACCTGACCCGCATTAAACAGATTGGCGGTATTAAGACTTCCCCCGACGGTAGACAGGCCGTTTACACCCTGACGACCACGGCACCGGACCCGGACAAAAAAGACGAATACGAATACAGAACGCACCTTTATCTGTCCGGTCTGAAACCCGGCAGCGCCAAAGCCCTGACCAACGGCAGTGAAAGCGCCCGCCAGCCGGACTGGTCGCCCGACGGTAAGTCCCTTGCGTTTGTGCGGACCGTGAAAGGAAAGTCGCAGGTTTTTGTGATGCCGCTCGATGGGGGAGAAGCCTGGCAATTGACCAACCTGAGCTACGGCGCTTCCAGCCCGCAGTGGTCGCCCGATGGCAAGTGCATTTTAGTCACCGCCAGCGTTTCGTTGTCGGAACTGCTGAAAGATTCCCTCCTGAATCCGGCGAAAACCGTTCCGGCCTGGTCGCTGGAAAAGCCGGGTTTTCCGGACAATAGTTTTATCAAACCGGACAAAACCGTAAAGCCCAATCCCGATGGTTCGCTGGCCGAAATCCGGGCTTACCTCAATAAGGACGTAGAGGATAAAAAAGCCAAAGTCATCAACCGGCTGAACTTTCAGGGCGAAGCCGCAACCGAGCCGGAACTGAGTTTTACGCACCTGTACAGCATTGAAGTAACCGACAACGCAACCCCGCAACCGTTGACGCGTGGTTTTTACTCCTTCCGCGCTCCGGTCTGGATGCCCGACGGCCGGGGCGTTCTGACCGTTACGGACCGCGATACGCTTCAGCACCCCGACCGGGAACAGGATGCCGCCCTGATCTGGCTGGCCGCCGACGGTTCCGGCCAGCAGGTCCGTGTCTTATCCGAACCGGGCAAAACCTATCTTTCTCCGGCGGTATCGCCCGATGGTCGGCAATTGGCGGTGCTGACCAGCTCGGCGCAGGGCGTCAACACCGGACAGATTGCCGTGGGCAGGCTGAACGGAACAGCCGTTTCTGATTGGCAGCCCATCGCCTTTGACCGGTCGGCGGGTAACCTGAAATGGGGGACGGCCTCGGGGGCGGAATCAAAAAAGAAAAAGGGGGCTACGGCCTACGCGGTATTTTTTACGGCTCCGTCGAACGGCGGGATGCCGCTTTACCGGCTGGACCCCACTACCCGGCAGGTAACACAATTGTCGGATTTTGATAGTGGCATCAACGCCTTCGATCTGGCGGGCGATCAGGTGGTTTTTGCCAAAACCGAAGTAGCCAACCCGTCGGAATTGTACGTAGCAAACTGGACCGGCGCTGCGGCCCAACGACCGATTACGACCGGCGCAGTCAAGTTGAGCAGCCACAACGATTGGGTTTCGGGCAAAGCCCTGAGTTTTCCGGAAAAACGCACCTATAAAAATTCCAAAGGACAAACCGTCGAGTACTGGATTATGAAGCCGACGGCCCTGGCGGACGGTAAGGCTACCGGTTCCGGTAAAAAATATCCGCTGCTGCTCAACATGCACGGAGGCCCGACAGCGATGTGGGGGCCGGGCGAATTTTCGATGTGGCACGAACACCAGTATTTCTGCGCTCAGGGGTACGGGGTGGTGTACGCCAATCCCCGGGGATCGGGCGGATACGGTATCGAGTTCCAGCGCGCCAACATCAGGGATTGGGGGACGGGTCCGACGGAGGACGTATTGGCCGCGGCAACCGATGCGGCCCGCGAAGCCTGGGTCGATACGAGCCGGCAGGTGATTACGGGTGGTTCGTACGCGGGCTACCTGACGGCCTGGATTGTGGCCCACGACAACCGGTTCAAGGCGGCCTTCTCGCAGCGCGGAGTCTACGAGCTTACGACGTTCATGGGAGAGGGTAACGCCTGGCGGCTGGTTCCGAATTATTTCGGCGGGTATCCGTGGCAAAAATCGGTGCAGGAAGTCCTGAACCAAAATTCGCCGTACACGTTTGTCGAAAACATCCGGACGCCCCTGCTGATCAAGCACGGGGAAAACGATTTGCGGACGGGCGTCATTCAGAGCGAAATGATGTACAAGAGCCTGAAAATTCTGGGTCGTCCGGTCGAGTACGTCCGGATGCCGGGCGGCACGCACGAACTGAGCCGAACGGGCAACGTGCGTCAGCGCATCGACCGGTTGCTGCGGATCTACGAATTTTTCGAACGGTATGTGGGCGACAAAAATAGCAGACAGTAACCGACGGGCGGGAGGCAACTTCCGCCCGTTTTGCTTGCCGCTGGACTGATGCGGGCCTTTCCCTCAGTGAGAAGAATAAAAACGGTTATTAACGGATAACGATCCCTTTTAGAAAGGGTGCATCCACCACAAATTGCCCGCCAATAGCCGTTCTTGTCCGTCCTGCCCTGAAAGTTGCACTTTAGGTAGAAATTGTTTTCTCTATTTGATGATAGTATTTGGTAAATGAAAACTTATTGAAAATTTTGTACGTAAATACTTAAAAAAACAGTTGATAAATTTGGTGTAAATAATGTTTTGCTTAATTTTGGTTTATCAACAAACCACAGTAATCTCATCTTTTCTACTGGGACTTTCCGCTGGCCGCACTACCGGATGGACCCAAGCCGAATGAAATGCTCTTGCATGGAGCAAGTTGGTTCGGAGAATCTGCCTGAACAACCAGTGCAGATCTTGTAATTCCGTTTATCCATAATCCTGACATGTCGCCGACGTTCTGGTCGGTCGGGCCGCGCTTTGTCGTTGCGCATCCCGATTTCCGAAACGGGCGAACAAAGAAACTGAACGCCAGCACTGTCTGGCAATCAGCCATTGCCATGCGCCCGGTTGCGAAAGGCGGTTCGGCGAAGCGGCCAGTGTCCGGCCGTCTGACGCACCGGGTTTGCATGACAACGGATCTTTTCAACTATTCATCTTTCTAACCTAACTGATTGTATGAGGAGAACGCTACTTCTGATAGTAGGGATGATATGGCTATCCATGGTCGTGGCCACGGCTCAGACCCGCACGCTTACCGGGACAATTATGGCGGCTGATGAAGGGCCTCTCCCGGGTGCCAACGTGGTGGTTAAAGGCAGTACGACCGGAACGACAACCGATAATGAAGGCAAATTCAGCCTGAAAATTCCCAGTGAAAACACCACCCTGATTATCAGTTCCATCGGCTTTTTGACCGAAGAAGTGACCGTTGGCAACCGCTCGACGCTTGACCTGACGATGAAATCGGATGTGAAATCGCTAGCGGAGGTCGTCGTGACGGCTTTTGGCGTAGAAAAAGAAGTAAAATCGCTGGGCTACGGCGTCCAGGAAATCAAAGGCCAGTCGCTCACCGAAGCCCGTTCGTCGAACGTCGTGAATGCGTTATCCGGTAAAGTGGCCGGGTTGCGGGTGAGTTCCAACGGCGGTCCGGGCAGCGGCTCCACGATTCAGATTCGGGGTGCTGCGTCGGTATCGGGCAACAACCAGCCGCTGATCGTTATTGATGGCGTACCCATTCAGCAGTCGTTTGACAAGACGTACGGTTCGGGTATTTCGGAAGTGAACCCGGACAACATTAAGGAAATGAGCGTGCTGAAAGGCCCGAACGCAGCAGCTCTTTATGGATCGCGGGCGGCCAACGGGGTGATTCTGATCACGACGAAAAACGGCGCCGGAACGAAGGGAATCGGGGTCGAAATCAACTCCAATGTGACCTTCGAACGTCCGTGGATCAAGCCGAAATTTCAGAATATCTACGGGGGCGGACACGGTTACCGCACCTGGTACAACGACGGCTGGTCGGGCGCCATTACCGATCCGCTGGAAATTGAGCAATACCGCGCTGCGTACGGCCCGAATGCTCCGCTGACCGGTACGGAAGGAACCGACGAAAGCTGGGGCGGTCCGATGGATGGACGGCTGGTTCGTCACTGGTGGACCGGCAAAGACGTGGCTCCGCTGACGCCAAACCCCAACGGCTGGGAAGATTTCTGGCAAACCGGTCAATCCATTACCAACAGCGTCGCGCTTTCGGGCGGCAATGACAAAGGCAGCTTCCGGTTATCCCTGGGCCGTCTGGATCAGAAAGGGCTGGTTTATTTCAATGACTTCTACCGGAACAACTTCAAACTGAACTCGGCGTACAATTTTACGTCGAACTTCAGCGCGACCATTTCGGCGGAATACATTAAATCGGGTGGTAACCGGAGCTACAGCAGCGGTCAGGAATTTATCTGGTCACACCGGCAGAACGACTGGGCCAAGCTCCGCAACTGGCGCGATTACACGGGCGTTCACATTCAGCGTGCCGTTGCTGGCAAACCCGCCGATACCGATCCGCCGAACTGGCAGCACACGTTTTTCACGAACCCGTTCTTCTCGTCGGAAATGTTACCCAACAACAACGAGAAAGACCGCCTAGTAGGCAACATCGCCCTGAATTACAAAATCCTGCCTTCGCTGAGCCTGATGGTCCGGAGCGGAACCGACGTGTGGACGGATACCCGAATCAGCGTCAACAATTTTGAGCGGGTCCGGAACGGCAACCGGACGCCCGGCGCCTTTACCGAAGAAGTCCTGCGTCGGCAGGAAACCAACCACGATGCAATCCTGACCTTCAACAAAGCCCTCAGCACGGATTTCACGACAAATATTCAGGTAGGGGGAATTTCACGGACCAACTACTACAAACGCAATTACCTCAGTGTGGGTGAACTGGTTGTTGACGGTTTATACAACGCTTCCAACGCCAACCCGAGCCGGAATACCGCCGAGAGCCGTATTGAAAAATCACAGGTTAATAGCGTGTTTGGATCGTTCGAATTGGGTTACAAAAACGCCCTTTTCCTGAACGCAACGGCCCGTAACGACTGGTCGAGTACGCTGCCGTCCAACAACCGTTCGTATTTCTACCCGTCGGTATCGGCCAGCGCCGTCATCACGGATTTGCTGAATGTGCAGAGCAATATGATTTCTTTCGGTAAAGTCCGGGCGAGTTGGGCGCAGGTGGGGAACGACGCCCTGCCGTATCAGTTGCTGCAAACCTTCCGGGCCGGAACGTCCTGGGCGGGCTCAACTCCGGAGTTTTACGAAAATACGCAGATTGCCAACTCAACGCTGAAACCGGAAATTACGACCGGTACCGAGTTGGGTCTGGATGTCCGTTTTCTGAGAGGACGCGTCGGCCTGGATCTGACATATTACAACCAGGTGTCGCGTGATCAGATTCTGGCCGTCGAAATCTCCAAGGCGAGCGGTTACAACTCCCGCTTTTTGAACGCCGGTAAAATCACCAACAAAGGTCTTGAAGTGGTCCTGACCGGGACACCCGTCAAAACCGGTAGCGGTTTCAACTGGGAAACGACGGTCAACTTCTCGCGGAACCGCAACAAGGTGCTGGAACTGGCGGAGGGTCTGACGACCTACACCCTGACCACGCGCCAGGGGTTGATTACGGAAGCCCGCGTAGGACAACCGTACGGCAGTTTCTATGGGGTTGGTTTCGAGCACGCACCCGATGGACAGATCATTTACGGAGCCAACGGCTATCCGGTGGTTTCGTCAACGCCCCGGATTCTGGGCAACATTCAGCCTAAATGGACCGGCGGCTGGTTGAATAGCCTGTCATTCCGGGGCTTCTCGGTGTCGGCGCTGGTTGACGTGAAATGGGGTGGCGACTTCTTCGATGAAGGAACCGGAACGGCCCGCTGGACCGGCCAGTACGAAGAAACGGCCCTCGGACGCGAAGAAGGGGTCATTGGAAAGGGAGTTTATAACGCCGGAACGGCCGAAAACCCGAACTATGTGCCCAACACGGTGATTGTCCCGGCCAAAAACCTCATCGGATACAACAACCCAAGGAGCTACCACGAAGCGTCGATCTACGACGGCAGCTACGTCAAACTCCGCGAAGCCACGATTGGCTACCAGATTCCGACGGCTTTCCTGAATCGGATTAAACTCCGCTCGGCCAAAATCTCGCTGGTGGGCCGGAACCTGCTCATGCTGTTCAAAAACACCACTCATGTTGATCCTGAAGTAGACCGTTTCGGCGGAAATCAACAGGGTTTTGCGTACGGTGAATTGCCCAGCTCGCGCAGCATCGGTGCCAACCTGAGTCTGTCATTCTAATTCCGGAAAAAGATTTTGTCTATGAAGATCATACAAGCAGCTTTTATCAGTCTCGGGGTTCTGACGCTGGCGGGTTCCTGCACGAAGGATTTCGACGAAATAAACATCAGCCCGAACGATCCAACTTCCATCTCTCCGCAGTACCTGCTGCCGTACGCCCTCGAATCGTCCATCGACCGGTACTGGGGCGTTCGCACCCGCTTCGAACGGTTGAATCTGGACGGGGCCATGTGCTGGATGCAGTACCTGACGCGCAACATCTACTCGAACGAGGGCGACAACTACGAAGTCTCGGTTGGCTTTTACAACAACAACTGGAAGGGCTTTTTCAACGACTCGCAGGTGAACTTCCAGCGGATCATCGCGCTGTCGGGGCCGGGGGGGCAGTTCGAAAATTCAAACTACGAAGGCGTTGCGCTGGTGATGCGTTCGTGGGTGTTTTCCCTGCTGACGGATACGTACGGCCCCATTCCCTATAACGACGCCCTGAAAGGAACGGCGGCTGAGCCAAACTACACGCCGACTTACGATCCCGTCGAGGCCGTTTACGCGGGCATTCTCGCGGATTTGAAAACGGCTAACGAAAAGCTGACGGTGGGAGGGGCGGCCATTTCGGGCGATATTCTCTACGGGGGTGATGTTTTGAAGTGGAAAAAGTTTGCCAACTCGCTCCGGCTGCGGTTAGCCAACCGTCAGGCGGCCAAAAAACCGGCCGAATCAAAAGCCATCATGGCCGAAATTCTGGGCGATGCCACCAAATACCCGATTTTTACGGGTAATGCTGACAACGCCAGACTGGCTAATTCGGCGGTATTGCCCAGTAACAACGAGTGGCATCAGGTGATGATTCAGGACGGCCGGACCGACTGGAACGTCAGCAAAACCATTGCCGACCGGCTAAACGAACTGGGCGACACCCGGATTACGGTCTACGCCCAGCCCAACAAAGAAGGCAAGTACGAAGGTCACGCCAACGGGTTGCCCGATGCCGTCGCTACGGCGTACCTGGGAACCAGTTCCGTATTGGGCAACTACTTCACGGCCGCCACCGCACCCAGCGTACTCATGACGTTTTCGGAGCTGAACCTGATTCTGGCCGAAGCAGCCGCCGACGGCGACATCTCAGGCAGTGCGCAGACGTACCTGGAGAAAGGCGTTACGGCTTCTTTTGAGCAATACGGTTTGACGGTTCCGGCCGGTTATCTGACTAAAATTGGCCCCGCAACCAAAAGCACCATTCTGGAGCAGAAGTGGATTGCGTTGTTCGG
This Larkinella insperata DNA region includes the following protein-coding sequences:
- a CDS encoding molybdopterin-dependent oxidoreductase, with the protein product MATRDNLEEKRPDKKPEREELTTEQQIRRRTLKAIGLFGLASLVPYGVWKWIQSQPKEAGLPGVFRKVLKTNEQLANGYFSNTHLAPTFPKEMAAKNVRVNGKDGLRSALDKDAWRLQVERNGKKTLSISLDELKTLPKQEIIFQFKCIEGWSQIQHWGGVNFADFVKKYQLGKKSGSDEWYSYVGMKTPDGGYYVGIDTPSALHPQTILAYEMNDEPLTDVHGAPLRLIIPVKYGVKNLKRIGSIWFSDERPRDFWAERGYDYHVGL
- a CDS encoding S9 family peptidase; the protein is MRKLLLAVAFGLAFHGIRAQTAQQKIVVTDLTRIKQIGGIKTSPDGRQAVYTLTTTAPDPDKKDEYEYRTHLYLSGLKPGSAKALTNGSESARQPDWSPDGKSLAFVRTVKGKSQVFVMPLDGGEAWQLTNLSYGASSPQWSPDGKCILVTASVSLSELLKDSLLNPAKTVPAWSLEKPGFPDNSFIKPDKTVKPNPDGSLAEIRAYLNKDVEDKKAKVINRLNFQGEAATEPELSFTHLYSIEVTDNATPQPLTRGFYSFRAPVWMPDGRGVLTVTDRDTLQHPDREQDAALIWLAADGSGQQVRVLSEPGKTYLSPAVSPDGRQLAVLTSSAQGVNTGQIAVGRLNGTAVSDWQPIAFDRSAGNLKWGTASGAESKKKKGATAYAVFFTAPSNGGMPLYRLDPTTRQVTQLSDFDSGINAFDLAGDQVVFAKTEVANPSELYVANWTGAAAQRPITTGAVKLSSHNDWVSGKALSFPEKRTYKNSKGQTVEYWIMKPTALADGKATGSGKKYPLLLNMHGGPTAMWGPGEFSMWHEHQYFCAQGYGVVYANPRGSGGYGIEFQRANIRDWGTGPTEDVLAAATDAAREAWVDTSRQVITGGSYAGYLTAWIVAHDNRFKAAFSQRGVYELTTFMGEGNAWRLVPNYFGGYPWQKSVQEVLNQNSPYTFVENIRTPLLIKHGENDLRTGVIQSEMMYKSLKILGRPVEYVRMPGGTHELSRTGNVRQRIDRLLRIYEFFERYVGDKNSRQ
- a CDS encoding SusC/RagA family TonB-linked outer membrane protein, with amino-acid sequence MRRTLLLIVGMIWLSMVVATAQTRTLTGTIMAADEGPLPGANVVVKGSTTGTTTDNEGKFSLKIPSENTTLIISSIGFLTEEVTVGNRSTLDLTMKSDVKSLAEVVVTAFGVEKEVKSLGYGVQEIKGQSLTEARSSNVVNALSGKVAGLRVSSNGGPGSGSTIQIRGAASVSGNNQPLIVIDGVPIQQSFDKTYGSGISEVNPDNIKEMSVLKGPNAAALYGSRAANGVILITTKNGAGTKGIGVEINSNVTFERPWIKPKFQNIYGGGHGYRTWYNDGWSGAITDPLEIEQYRAAYGPNAPLTGTEGTDESWGGPMDGRLVRHWWTGKDVAPLTPNPNGWEDFWQTGQSITNSVALSGGNDKGSFRLSLGRLDQKGLVYFNDFYRNNFKLNSAYNFTSNFSATISAEYIKSGGNRSYSSGQEFIWSHRQNDWAKLRNWRDYTGVHIQRAVAGKPADTDPPNWQHTFFTNPFFSSEMLPNNNEKDRLVGNIALNYKILPSLSLMVRSGTDVWTDTRISVNNFERVRNGNRTPGAFTEEVLRRQETNHDAILTFNKALSTDFTTNIQVGGISRTNYYKRNYLSVGELVVDGLYNASNANPSRNTAESRIEKSQVNSVFGSFELGYKNALFLNATARNDWSSTLPSNNRSYFYPSVSASAVITDLLNVQSNMISFGKVRASWAQVGNDALPYQLLQTFRAGTSWAGSTPEFYENTQIANSTLKPEITTGTELGLDVRFLRGRVGLDLTYYNQVSRDQILAVEISKASGYNSRFLNAGKITNKGLEVVLTGTPVKTGSGFNWETTVNFSRNRNKVLELAEGLTTYTLTTRQGLITEARVGQPYGSFYGVGFEHAPDGQIIYGANGYPVVSSTPRILGNIQPKWTGGWLNSLSFRGFSVSALVDVKWGGDFFDEGTGTARWTGQYEETALGREEGVIGKGVYNAGTAENPNYVPNTVIVPAKNLIGYNNPRSYHEASIYDGSYVKLREATIGYQIPTAFLNRIKLRSAKISLVGRNLLMLFKNTTHVDPEVDRFGGNQQGFAYGELPSSRSIGANLSLSF
- a CDS encoding SusD/RagB family nutrient-binding outer membrane lipoprotein; amino-acid sequence: MKIIQAAFISLGVLTLAGSCTKDFDEINISPNDPTSISPQYLLPYALESSIDRYWGVRTRFERLNLDGAMCWMQYLTRNIYSNEGDNYEVSVGFYNNNWKGFFNDSQVNFQRIIALSGPGGQFENSNYEGVALVMRSWVFSLLTDTYGPIPYNDALKGTAAEPNYTPTYDPVEAVYAGILADLKTANEKLTVGGAAISGDILYGGDVLKWKKFANSLRLRLANRQAAKKPAESKAIMAEILGDATKYPIFTGNADNARLANSAVLPSNNEWHQVMIQDGRTDWNVSKTIADRLNELGDTRITVYAQPNKEGKYEGHANGLPDAVATAYLGTSSVLGNYFTAATAPSVLMTFSELNLILAEAAADGDISGSAQTYLEKGVTASFEQYGLTVPAGYLTKIGPATKSTILEQKWIALFGQAIEAWTEYRRTGLPVLPAKDARAVFSNDGVMPTRLKYPTSEYSLNKASLDKGISLLGGADDMKTKLWWVEN